A portion of the Scleropages formosus chromosome 13, fSclFor1.1, whole genome shotgun sequence genome contains these proteins:
- the zfta gene encoding uncharacterized protein C11orf95 homolog isoform X2 — translation MLEDLNVELREDGVMNGHCEDLAKDDPVTPPYSPGTSYWSVTEGPDTPLLLSPMPGPSQRKQVQSRSERASRPGLSRIPGRDHRRYYHEYWRSEYLMDFDPRRHGMICMVCGSSLATLKLSTIKRHIRQKHPDSLLWSTADKEVIRSGWESHLGLEGSRQPRSASGDEGPEEVLDCARRSTGKPGNSTSHLRSPSGSSSATPPPCLEGKEAADPPVHTLERYLNDSLHAWFRQEFLMEYEAEAGRLVCMVCGSQLPSLHLDHIKSHVLDIHPNSLVYSAEEKHCILQTWAQRHETSPVRHEESFKAEASAEEATGEIFLQDTASGLAGCGKRRESSSRTLDVSETPKRKATQLRLRNRLPRDSSARVWRMDYLVAYGPDGRGAICMVCSQTLPTTRVGRFRRHIQDCHPETANLSRREREALAQAWAKETAATARGTALQEKEEAALCVPPDPEGAAPGKKGKPTSPARTAGPCSGKIEAAGAGQGPGGTPKEGTPGRHGHYPGKDQRRNYQVRWRMEYLMDYDCRRHGLICMVCGAALATLKVSTIKRHIQQVHPHSMEFGPEERQQALLSYNQTALHFVHSEDCFSALDHGSMGQPVPTGQLGQPALFAS, via the exons ATGTTGGAGGATTTGAACGTCGAGCTAC gGGAAGATGGTGTGATGAATGGGCATTGTGAAGATTTGGCTAAAGATGACCCGGTCACGCCCCCTTATTCTCCGGGTACCAGTTACTGGAGTGTCACAGAGGGTCCGGACactcccctcctgctctccccCATGCCCGGGCCATCCCAACGCAAGCAGGTACAATCGCGGTCCGAGAGGGCTTCGCGGCCTGGGCTTAGTCGCATCCCCGGGCGAGACCACCGGCGCTACTACCATGAATACTGGCGCAGCGAGTACCTGATGGATTTTGACCCGCGACGGCATGGCATGATCTGCATGGTTTGCGGCAGCTCGCTGGCCACGCTCAAGCTCAGCACCATCAAGAGGCACATCCGACAGAAACACCCCGACTCGCTACTGTGGAGCACGGCCGACAAGGAGGTTATCCGCTCGGGCTGGGAGAGTCACCTGGGTCTGGAGGGCAGCCGACAGCCCCGCAGCGCCAGTGGGGATGAGGGCCCAGAGGAGGTGCTGGACTGTGCGCGGCGCTCCACAG GGAAGCCAGGAAACAGCACATCTCACCTGCGGTCTCCATCAGGCAGCAGCTCAGCCACCCCCCCTCCGTGCTTGGAGGGAAAGGAGGCTGCAGACCCCCCTGTCCACACTCTGGAGCGCTATCTCAATGACTCCCTCCACGCCTGGTTCCGGCAGGAGTTTCTGATGGAGTACGAGGCGGAGGCCGGAAGGCTGGTGTGCATGGTGTGTGGCAGCCAGCTGCCCTCGCTGCACCTGGACCACATCAAGAGCCACGTGCTGGACATCCACCCCAACTCGTTGGTGTACAGTGCCGAGGAGAAGCACTGTATCTTGCAGACCTGGGCCCAGAGGCACG AAACAAGCCCTGTAAGGCACGAAGAGTCTTTCAAAGCTGAAGCCAGTGCCGAGGAGGCCACTGGTGAGATCTTCCTTCAGGACACAGCAAGTGGACTAGCTGGCTGTGGGAAGCGCAGAGAGAGCAGTAGCCGGACACTGGATGTGAGCGAGACCCCAAAACGGAAAGCTACGCAACTTCGCCTCCGGAATAGGCTCCCACGGGACAGCTCGGCACGGGTCTGGCGCATGGACTACTTGGTGGCTTACGGCCCTGACGGCCGCGGCGCCATCTGCATGGTGTGCTCCCAGACCTTGCCGACCACGCGGGTCGGCAGGTTCCGCCGACACATTCAGGACTGCCACCCGGAGACCGCCAACCTGAGCCGCCGGGAGCGGGAAGCATTAGCGCAAGCTTGGGCCAAAGAGACAGCAGCCACTGCCAGAGGCACAGCACTACAAGAGAAAGAAG AAGCTGCGCTGTGCGTCCCTCCCGACCCCGAAGGGGCTGCGCCTGGTAAGAAGGGCAAACCCACATCCCCAGCCAGAACTGCAGGACCATGCAGTGGCAAGATAGAGGCGGCGGGTGCCGGGCAGGGTCCCGGGGGCACACCGAAGGAAGGCACGCCCGGCCGACACGGCCACTATCCGGGCAAGGACCAGCGGCGCAACTACCAGGTGCGCTGGCGCATGGAGTACCTGATGGACTACGACTGCCGGCGGCACGGCCTCATCTGCATGGTGTGTGGGGCGGCGCTGGCCACTCTTAAAGTGAGCACTATTAAGAGGCACATCCAGCAGGTGCATCCCCACTCCATGGAGTTTGGCCCAGAGGAGCGGCAGCAGGCCCTTCTCAGCTACAATCAGACCGCCCTGCACTTTGTCCACTCTGAGGACTGCTTCTCTGCCCTGGACCACGGCAGCATGGGGCAACCCGTGCCGACTGGGCAACTTGGGCAGCCTGCCCTCTTTGCCTCTTAG
- the zfta gene encoding uncharacterized protein C11orf95 homolog isoform X1 — protein sequence MEEKGSREREVRPRARHTDSVSLIISAEEETTRRRSDSGLQSEGEDGVMNGHCEDLAKDDPVTPPYSPGTSYWSVTEGPDTPLLLSPMPGPSQRKQVQSRSERASRPGLSRIPGRDHRRYYHEYWRSEYLMDFDPRRHGMICMVCGSSLATLKLSTIKRHIRQKHPDSLLWSTADKEVIRSGWESHLGLEGSRQPRSASGDEGPEEVLDCARRSTGKPGNSTSHLRSPSGSSSATPPPCLEGKEAADPPVHTLERYLNDSLHAWFRQEFLMEYEAEAGRLVCMVCGSQLPSLHLDHIKSHVLDIHPNSLVYSAEEKHCILQTWAQRHETSPVRHEESFKAEASAEEATGEIFLQDTASGLAGCGKRRESSSRTLDVSETPKRKATQLRLRNRLPRDSSARVWRMDYLVAYGPDGRGAICMVCSQTLPTTRVGRFRRHIQDCHPETANLSRREREALAQAWAKETAATARGTALQEKEEAALCVPPDPEGAAPGKKGKPTSPARTAGPCSGKIEAAGAGQGPGGTPKEGTPGRHGHYPGKDQRRNYQVRWRMEYLMDYDCRRHGLICMVCGAALATLKVSTIKRHIQQVHPHSMEFGPEERQQALLSYNQTALHFVHSEDCFSALDHGSMGQPVPTGQLGQPALFAS from the exons ATGGAAGAAAAGGGGTCGCGCGAGCGCGAGGTGCGCCCGCGCGCGCGGCACACAGACTCTGTCTCATTAATAATAAGCGCCGAGGAGGAGACGACGCGAAGGCGCAGTGACTCGGGACTCCAGTCAGAAG gGGAAGATGGTGTGATGAATGGGCATTGTGAAGATTTGGCTAAAGATGACCCGGTCACGCCCCCTTATTCTCCGGGTACCAGTTACTGGAGTGTCACAGAGGGTCCGGACactcccctcctgctctccccCATGCCCGGGCCATCCCAACGCAAGCAGGTACAATCGCGGTCCGAGAGGGCTTCGCGGCCTGGGCTTAGTCGCATCCCCGGGCGAGACCACCGGCGCTACTACCATGAATACTGGCGCAGCGAGTACCTGATGGATTTTGACCCGCGACGGCATGGCATGATCTGCATGGTTTGCGGCAGCTCGCTGGCCACGCTCAAGCTCAGCACCATCAAGAGGCACATCCGACAGAAACACCCCGACTCGCTACTGTGGAGCACGGCCGACAAGGAGGTTATCCGCTCGGGCTGGGAGAGTCACCTGGGTCTGGAGGGCAGCCGACAGCCCCGCAGCGCCAGTGGGGATGAGGGCCCAGAGGAGGTGCTGGACTGTGCGCGGCGCTCCACAG GGAAGCCAGGAAACAGCACATCTCACCTGCGGTCTCCATCAGGCAGCAGCTCAGCCACCCCCCCTCCGTGCTTGGAGGGAAAGGAGGCTGCAGACCCCCCTGTCCACACTCTGGAGCGCTATCTCAATGACTCCCTCCACGCCTGGTTCCGGCAGGAGTTTCTGATGGAGTACGAGGCGGAGGCCGGAAGGCTGGTGTGCATGGTGTGTGGCAGCCAGCTGCCCTCGCTGCACCTGGACCACATCAAGAGCCACGTGCTGGACATCCACCCCAACTCGTTGGTGTACAGTGCCGAGGAGAAGCACTGTATCTTGCAGACCTGGGCCCAGAGGCACG AAACAAGCCCTGTAAGGCACGAAGAGTCTTTCAAAGCTGAAGCCAGTGCCGAGGAGGCCACTGGTGAGATCTTCCTTCAGGACACAGCAAGTGGACTAGCTGGCTGTGGGAAGCGCAGAGAGAGCAGTAGCCGGACACTGGATGTGAGCGAGACCCCAAAACGGAAAGCTACGCAACTTCGCCTCCGGAATAGGCTCCCACGGGACAGCTCGGCACGGGTCTGGCGCATGGACTACTTGGTGGCTTACGGCCCTGACGGCCGCGGCGCCATCTGCATGGTGTGCTCCCAGACCTTGCCGACCACGCGGGTCGGCAGGTTCCGCCGACACATTCAGGACTGCCACCCGGAGACCGCCAACCTGAGCCGCCGGGAGCGGGAAGCATTAGCGCAAGCTTGGGCCAAAGAGACAGCAGCCACTGCCAGAGGCACAGCACTACAAGAGAAAGAAG AAGCTGCGCTGTGCGTCCCTCCCGACCCCGAAGGGGCTGCGCCTGGTAAGAAGGGCAAACCCACATCCCCAGCCAGAACTGCAGGACCATGCAGTGGCAAGATAGAGGCGGCGGGTGCCGGGCAGGGTCCCGGGGGCACACCGAAGGAAGGCACGCCCGGCCGACACGGCCACTATCCGGGCAAGGACCAGCGGCGCAACTACCAGGTGCGCTGGCGCATGGAGTACCTGATGGACTACGACTGCCGGCGGCACGGCCTCATCTGCATGGTGTGTGGGGCGGCGCTGGCCACTCTTAAAGTGAGCACTATTAAGAGGCACATCCAGCAGGTGCATCCCCACTCCATGGAGTTTGGCCCAGAGGAGCGGCAGCAGGCCCTTCTCAGCTACAATCAGACCGCCCTGCACTTTGTCCACTCTGAGGACTGCTTCTCTGCCCTGGACCACGGCAGCATGGGGCAACCCGTGCCGACTGGGCAACTTGGGCAGCCTGCCCTCTTTGCCTCTTAG
- the zfta gene encoding uncharacterized protein C11orf95 homolog isoform X3, with the protein MNGHCEDLAKDDPVTPPYSPGTSYWSVTEGPDTPLLLSPMPGPSQRKQVQSRSERASRPGLSRIPGRDHRRYYHEYWRSEYLMDFDPRRHGMICMVCGSSLATLKLSTIKRHIRQKHPDSLLWSTADKEVIRSGWESHLGLEGSRQPRSASGDEGPEEVLDCARRSTGKPGNSTSHLRSPSGSSSATPPPCLEGKEAADPPVHTLERYLNDSLHAWFRQEFLMEYEAEAGRLVCMVCGSQLPSLHLDHIKSHVLDIHPNSLVYSAEEKHCILQTWAQRHETSPVRHEESFKAEASAEEATGEIFLQDTASGLAGCGKRRESSSRTLDVSETPKRKATQLRLRNRLPRDSSARVWRMDYLVAYGPDGRGAICMVCSQTLPTTRVGRFRRHIQDCHPETANLSRREREALAQAWAKETAATARGTALQEKEEAALCVPPDPEGAAPGKKGKPTSPARTAGPCSGKIEAAGAGQGPGGTPKEGTPGRHGHYPGKDQRRNYQVRWRMEYLMDYDCRRHGLICMVCGAALATLKVSTIKRHIQQVHPHSMEFGPEERQQALLSYNQTALHFVHSEDCFSALDHGSMGQPVPTGQLGQPALFAS; encoded by the exons ATGAATGGGCATTGTGAAGATTTGGCTAAAGATGACCCGGTCACGCCCCCTTATTCTCCGGGTACCAGTTACTGGAGTGTCACAGAGGGTCCGGACactcccctcctgctctccccCATGCCCGGGCCATCCCAACGCAAGCAGGTACAATCGCGGTCCGAGAGGGCTTCGCGGCCTGGGCTTAGTCGCATCCCCGGGCGAGACCACCGGCGCTACTACCATGAATACTGGCGCAGCGAGTACCTGATGGATTTTGACCCGCGACGGCATGGCATGATCTGCATGGTTTGCGGCAGCTCGCTGGCCACGCTCAAGCTCAGCACCATCAAGAGGCACATCCGACAGAAACACCCCGACTCGCTACTGTGGAGCACGGCCGACAAGGAGGTTATCCGCTCGGGCTGGGAGAGTCACCTGGGTCTGGAGGGCAGCCGACAGCCCCGCAGCGCCAGTGGGGATGAGGGCCCAGAGGAGGTGCTGGACTGTGCGCGGCGCTCCACAG GGAAGCCAGGAAACAGCACATCTCACCTGCGGTCTCCATCAGGCAGCAGCTCAGCCACCCCCCCTCCGTGCTTGGAGGGAAAGGAGGCTGCAGACCCCCCTGTCCACACTCTGGAGCGCTATCTCAATGACTCCCTCCACGCCTGGTTCCGGCAGGAGTTTCTGATGGAGTACGAGGCGGAGGCCGGAAGGCTGGTGTGCATGGTGTGTGGCAGCCAGCTGCCCTCGCTGCACCTGGACCACATCAAGAGCCACGTGCTGGACATCCACCCCAACTCGTTGGTGTACAGTGCCGAGGAGAAGCACTGTATCTTGCAGACCTGGGCCCAGAGGCACG AAACAAGCCCTGTAAGGCACGAAGAGTCTTTCAAAGCTGAAGCCAGTGCCGAGGAGGCCACTGGTGAGATCTTCCTTCAGGACACAGCAAGTGGACTAGCTGGCTGTGGGAAGCGCAGAGAGAGCAGTAGCCGGACACTGGATGTGAGCGAGACCCCAAAACGGAAAGCTACGCAACTTCGCCTCCGGAATAGGCTCCCACGGGACAGCTCGGCACGGGTCTGGCGCATGGACTACTTGGTGGCTTACGGCCCTGACGGCCGCGGCGCCATCTGCATGGTGTGCTCCCAGACCTTGCCGACCACGCGGGTCGGCAGGTTCCGCCGACACATTCAGGACTGCCACCCGGAGACCGCCAACCTGAGCCGCCGGGAGCGGGAAGCATTAGCGCAAGCTTGGGCCAAAGAGACAGCAGCCACTGCCAGAGGCACAGCACTACAAGAGAAAGAAG AAGCTGCGCTGTGCGTCCCTCCCGACCCCGAAGGGGCTGCGCCTGGTAAGAAGGGCAAACCCACATCCCCAGCCAGAACTGCAGGACCATGCAGTGGCAAGATAGAGGCGGCGGGTGCCGGGCAGGGTCCCGGGGGCACACCGAAGGAAGGCACGCCCGGCCGACACGGCCACTATCCGGGCAAGGACCAGCGGCGCAACTACCAGGTGCGCTGGCGCATGGAGTACCTGATGGACTACGACTGCCGGCGGCACGGCCTCATCTGCATGGTGTGTGGGGCGGCGCTGGCCACTCTTAAAGTGAGCACTATTAAGAGGCACATCCAGCAGGTGCATCCCCACTCCATGGAGTTTGGCCCAGAGGAGCGGCAGCAGGCCCTTCTCAGCTACAATCAGACCGCCCTGCACTTTGTCCACTCTGAGGACTGCTTCTCTGCCCTGGACCACGGCAGCATGGGGCAACCCGTGCCGACTGGGCAACTTGGGCAGCCTGCCCTCTTTGCCTCTTAG